A single Inediibacterium massiliense DNA region contains:
- the minD gene encoding septum site-determining protein MinD: MGEVIVITSGKGGVGKTTTTANLGTGLVLEGKKVVVVDADIGLRNLDVVMGLENRIVYDIVDVVEGVCRLRQALIKDKRYDGLFLLPAAQTKDKTALKPEQMQNLCNELKEIFDFVIVDCPAGIEQGFKNAIAGADRALVVTTPEISAVRDADRIIGLLEAAELRNPQLVINRLRIDMVKKGDMMNIEDMIDILAIDLLGVVPDDEYIVISTNKGEPAVTDSSTMAGQAYRNITKRILGEEIPFLELEGQETFLSKLRKLFGMK, translated from the coding sequence ATGGGTGAAGTAATTGTTATAACATCAGGAAAAGGTGGAGTTGGAAAAACTACTACCACTGCCAATCTGGGAACAGGACTAGTTTTGGAAGGTAAAAAAGTAGTCGTTGTAGATGCAGATATTGGTCTTAGAAATTTAGATGTAGTAATGGGACTTGAAAATAGAATTGTATATGATATTGTAGATGTAGTAGAGGGTGTATGTAGGTTAAGGCAAGCACTTATTAAAGATAAAAGATACGATGGATTATTTCTACTTCCTGCTGCCCAAACAAAAGATAAAACGGCTCTTAAGCCTGAACAAATGCAAAATCTTTGTAATGAATTAAAAGAAATTTTTGATTTTGTTATAGTAGATTGTCCTGCAGGAATTGAGCAAGGATTTAAAAATGCTATTGCAGGGGCAGATAGAGCGTTGGTGGTTACTACTCCTGAAATATCAGCTGTAAGAGATGCAGATAGAATCATAGGATTGTTAGAAGCAGCTGAATTAAGAAATCCTCAATTGGTAATTAACAGACTAAGAATTGATATGGTAAAAAAGGGAGATATGATGAATATTGAGGATATGATTGACATATTAGCTATTGATCTTTTAGGTGTTGTCCCTGATGATGAGTATATTGTCATATCTACAAATAAAGGGGAACCTGCTGTAACAGATTCTAGTACCATGGCAGGACAAGCCTATAGAAATATTACAAAACGTATTTTAGGAGAAGAGATTCCATTTCTTGAACTGGAAGGACAAGAAACTTTCTTGTCAAAACTAAGAAAGCTATTTGGAATGAAATAA
- a CDS encoding M23 family metallopeptidase: MKPLYDPMNVNRQKSMPYMKPKDRQKEFYSKMFKKTILSIIIVLLVICVKHMNTPITNKVTGVIKTSLNHEMNMKNTAKKVLRYAKEIPKVPDKVVNVFDHFSKSENSKYNFVVPMEGDIISNYGENTEPLLHTKTFQRGVDIQVKEKKEIVCIGDGEVVEVGEGDSLGKYIKVKHNTNIFSLYGNCSDVYAKKGQKIQKGESIAVIHKPKEENTYLHFELWVDGKVVDPTNYISFDKKML, translated from the coding sequence ATGAAACCATTATATGATCCAATGAATGTCAATAGACAAAAGAGTATGCCTTATATGAAACCAAAAGACCGACAGAAAGAATTTTATAGTAAGATGTTTAAAAAAACAATATTGTCTATCATTATTGTATTACTGGTTATATGTGTTAAGCATATGAATACACCTATTACAAATAAAGTCACAGGTGTGATTAAAACTTCTCTTAACCATGAGATGAATATGAAAAATACAGCAAAAAAAGTTTTAAGATATGCAAAAGAAATACCTAAAGTACCAGACAAAGTAGTAAATGTTTTTGATCATTTTTCTAAGAGTGAAAATTCAAAGTATAATTTTGTAGTTCCTATGGAGGGCGATATTATTTCTAATTATGGAGAAAATACAGAACCCCTTTTACATACAAAGACATTTCAAAGAGGAGTAGATATACAGGTTAAGGAGAAAAAAGAAATTGTATGTATAGGAGACGGAGAAGTAGTAGAGGTTGGAGAAGGAGATAGCTTAGGAAAGTATATAAAAGTAAAACATAATACAAATATATTTTCTTTGTATGGCAATTGTTCAGATGTTTATGCCAAAAAAGGACAGAAGATACAAAAGGGAGAGTCTATTGCAGTCATTCATAAACCAAAAGAAGAAAATACCTATTTACATTTTGAACTTTGGGTAGATGGAAAAGTAGTAGATCCAACTAATTACATCTCATTTGACAAAAAAATGCTTTAG
- a CDS encoding TIGR03936 family radical SAM-associated protein, whose amino-acid sequence MYKIRIRFTKKEWMIFISHLDLLRLMERALRRARISLSFSQGFNPHPKISFATALALGVSSDGEYMDIEVEEQIDLEWFKKTINEELPQGIEVLGCKYIPIKSEALMAFIEYSTYMIKCPFTQKMKECDIKNIMDQLMNEEEIWMEKTVKKKGREQKKVVNIRPLIEKIELSSHEEDYCILKMLLKAGSKGNIKPEVVIQKLEEIFHMPIDAQKIRIHRLDLYGLENEKLVTPLDITA is encoded by the coding sequence ATGTATAAAATTAGAATTCGATTTACAAAAAAAGAATGGATGATTTTTATTTCTCATTTGGATTTATTAAGACTTATGGAAAGAGCTTTAAGAAGGGCTAGGATTTCCTTATCTTTTTCTCAAGGATTTAATCCCCATCCAAAGATTTCTTTTGCTACAGCTCTAGCTTTAGGAGTATCTAGTGATGGAGAATATATGGATATAGAAGTAGAGGAACAAATAGATTTAGAATGGTTTAAAAAAACAATAAACGAAGAATTACCACAAGGGATTGAAGTATTAGGATGTAAATATATCCCTATAAAGAGTGAAGCATTAATGGCGTTTATAGAGTATTCTACTTATATGATTAAATGTCCTTTCACACAAAAAATGAAAGAGTGTGATATAAAAAATATTATGGATCAATTGATGAATGAAGAAGAAATATGGATGGAAAAAACAGTAAAGAAAAAAGGAAGAGAACAAAAAAAAGTAGTAAATATTAGACCTTTAATAGAAAAAATAGAATTATCAAGTCATGAAGAAGATTATTGTATATTGAAGATGTTATTAAAGGCAGGAAGTAAAGGAAATATAAAACCAGAAGTTGTCATACAAAAACTAGAAGAAATTTTCCATATGCCTATAGATGCTCAAAAAATTCGTATTCATAGGTTAGACTTGTATGGGTTGGAGAACGAAAAACTAGTTACACCATTAGATATAACTGCATAA
- the minC gene encoding septum site-determining protein MinC — MYEGNYVAFKGSKDGIIIYFKKDADYVKVRDQLIKKLESAKKFFKGAKVISIQGKILTDDEKKEIKEIIHSRFGMIVSEKEKTNIKNIKTPKKVFEGIEEGNTKFIRATIRSGQRIKFSGNLVIIGDVNPGAEIIAEGNIMVMGSLRGVAHAGVSGNERAFVAAYSLQPTQLRISKKIARSPDHETVKPMGPELAMIKNGSVVIEPYLPNK; from the coding sequence ATGTACGAAGGAAATTATGTTGCATTCAAAGGAAGTAAAGATGGAATTATTATTTATTTTAAAAAGGATGCAGATTATGTGAAAGTAAGAGATCAATTAATTAAAAAGCTTGAATCTGCCAAAAAATTTTTTAAAGGTGCTAAAGTTATTAGTATTCAAGGAAAAATTTTGACAGACGATGAAAAAAAAGAAATAAAAGAAATCATTCATTCAAGATTTGGAATGATTGTATCAGAGAAAGAAAAAACAAATATTAAAAATATAAAGACACCAAAAAAAGTCTTTGAAGGAATAGAGGAAGGAAATACAAAATTTATTCGTGCGACCATTCGTTCAGGACAAAGAATTAAATTTTCAGGGAATCTAGTCATTATTGGAGATGTCAATCCAGGGGCAGAAATTATAGCAGAAGGAAATATTATGGTTATGGGATCTTTAAGAGGAGTAGCCCATGCAGGTGTTAGTGGAAATGAAAGGGCTTTTGTTGCAGCATATAGTTTACAACCAACACAATTAAGAATTTCTAAAAAAATTGCAAGATCACCAGATCATGAGACAGTAAAGCCTATGGGTCCTGAACTGGCAATGATTAAAAATGGTAGTGTTGTCATTGAACCTTATTTACCAAATAAGTAA
- the rodA gene encoding rod shape-determining protein RodA, producing the protein MIDKKLIKHIDVGVIILVVVLFCISLMMISSATHITQNGITRKVQIQAIAFFLGIIAVVFILFIDYNTFANFQKHIYVACILLLLLVYIPGIGKEQFGARSWINLGPIDIQPSEIVKIGFILSFAKFLEDKQNRLDTIKDLLPIGAYAALPVLLVLKEPDLGNALVFMVIIFGMIFVSGLDSKLIGKGIFAGAVSLPLVYKLMAPHQRVRIDAYLNPSDLSLPGNYHVMQSKIAIGSGQLLGKGLYQGTQNNYNFLPVQESDFIFAVLGEEFGFIGGFIILVLYFLFLYKMIKIAKNAKDLYGCLIAVGITSMFAFQIFENIGMTMGVMPVTGVTLPFLSYGGSSLMTNMIAIGIVLNIGMRRQKINF; encoded by the coding sequence ATGATAGATAAAAAATTAATCAAACATATTGATGTAGGAGTTATTATTTTGGTTGTGGTGTTATTTTGTATCAGTTTAATGATGATTAGTAGTGCAACCCATATTACACAAAATGGTATAACTAGAAAAGTACAAATACAAGCTATTGCTTTCTTTTTAGGTATAATTGCAGTGGTGTTTATCTTATTTATTGACTATAATACTTTTGCAAATTTTCAAAAACATATTTATGTTGCTTGTATATTGCTGCTTTTATTAGTATATATACCTGGAATCGGAAAAGAGCAGTTTGGAGCAAGAAGCTGGATCAACTTAGGACCTATTGATATACAACCTTCTGAAATCGTAAAGATAGGGTTTATTCTTTCTTTTGCAAAATTTTTAGAAGATAAGCAAAATAGGTTAGATACGATAAAAGATCTACTTCCAATAGGAGCATATGCAGCTTTACCTGTTTTACTTGTTTTGAAAGAGCCAGATCTTGGAAATGCACTTGTTTTTATGGTTATTATATTTGGAATGATATTTGTATCAGGACTAGATTCCAAGTTAATTGGGAAGGGCATATTTGCTGGAGCTGTTTCTCTACCTCTGGTGTACAAGCTAATGGCTCCACATCAAAGAGTTAGAATTGATGCTTATTTAAATCCTTCTGATCTAAGTCTTCCAGGAAATTATCATGTTATGCAGTCAAAAATAGCTATTGGATCAGGACAACTATTAGGAAAAGGGTTATATCAAGGAACCCAAAATAATTATAATTTTTTACCTGTACAAGAATCAGATTTTATTTTTGCAGTATTAGGAGAAGAGTTTGGATTTATAGGTGGATTTATTATTCTTGTTCTTTATTTTTTATTTTTATATAAAATGATTAAAATTGCAAAAAATGCAAAAGATTTATATGGATGTTTGATTGCTGTAGGAATTACATCTATGTTTGCTTTTCAGATTTTTGAAAATATTGGAATGACTATGGGAGTGATGCCTGTTACAGGAGTAACTCTTCCTTTTCTAAGCTATGGAGGAAGTTCTCTGATGACAAATATGATTGCAATTGGAATTGTCTTAAATATAGGCATGAGAAGACAAAAAATAAATTTTTAA
- the mgsA gene encoding methylglyoxal synthase: MKIALVAHDKKKESIVNFTIAYQDTLKKYDLIATGTTGKKIEEATGLNVTKFQSGPLGGDQQVGAEIAQNKVDLVIFLRDPLTAQPHEPDILALLRLCDVYKIPVATNIATAEILLRAMERGEFHWREIIKKYDY; the protein is encoded by the coding sequence ATGAAAATTGCATTAGTTGCACATGACAAGAAAAAGGAAAGTATAGTCAATTTTACGATAGCCTATCAAGATACTTTAAAAAAGTATGATTTAATTGCTACAGGTACTACAGGGAAAAAAATTGAAGAGGCTACAGGACTAAATGTTACAAAGTTTCAATCAGGACCTTTGGGAGGAGATCAACAGGTAGGAGCTGAGATTGCTCAAAATAAAGTGGATTTAGTAATTTTTTTGAGAGATCCCCTTACTGCTCAACCTCATGAGCCAGATATATTAGCTTTATTAAGATTATGTGATGTTTATAAAATTCCAGTAGCAACGAATATTGCAACAGCAGAAATACTTCTTCGAGCTATGGAAAGAGGAGAGTTTCATTGGAGAGAAATTATTAAAAAATATGATTACTAA
- the minE gene encoding cell division topological specificity factor MinE, producing the protein MDVFKLFSRDSSSSKNVAKERLKLVLVHDRTHCSPHFLEMIKGDILNVISDYIEIDEAGLDIKITKTKRSIDNAMIPALIANIPIKKMKTK; encoded by the coding sequence ATGGACGTTTTTAAGCTGTTTAGTAGAGATAGCTCTTCCAGCAAAAATGTTGCAAAAGAAAGATTAAAATTAGTATTAGTACATGACCGAACACATTGTTCTCCTCATTTTTTAGAAATGATAAAAGGAGATATATTAAATGTCATATCTGATTATATAGAAATTGATGAAGCAGGGCTGGATATAAAAATTACAAAGACAAAAAGAAGTATAGACAATGCAATGATTCCTGCACTCATTGCAAATATTCCTATAAAAAAAATGAAGACAAAATAA
- a CDS encoding TIGR03960 family B12-binding radical SAM protein: protein MNRPKLQELLLQVEKPARYIGQEINSVNKSLEDVSIRFGFSFPDVYEVGMSHLGMHILYNLKNKQKDIFCERIFAPWMDLENLLRKENIPLFTLESHSPIKDLDMIAFTLQYELSYSNILNILDLGHIPIKSEDRKKDYPFIMAGGPCAYNPEPLAEIIDFFVLGEGEEVNLEILAKYKEWKKRKASKEEFLEEIADIKGVYVPKFYDVVYHEDGTIKEFIPKSETYPKKITKRIINNLDDIYYPQEVIVPFTDIVHNRAMVEIFRGCTRGCRFCQAGMIYRPVRERSIEKVKTLAKKLLENTGYEELSLSSLSTSDYSQIEPLIEHLMKENEKDKIGLSLPSLRLDKFPLEVIEQIQKVRKTGLTFAPEAGTQRLRDVINKGITEKDLIDAMKDAFSLGWNSIKLYFMIGLPTETYEDLDGIVDLAYKVVNLYYDTPKEKRGKGLKVTISTSSFVPKACTPFQWHGQDSIETLKEKQYYLKEKLRHKNIKYNYHDTKTSFLEGVFARGDRKVGKVLMKAWELGCKFDGWGDHFDYEKWMQAFEDCHIDPHFYANRQRSYDEIFPWDFIDIGVSKEYLKKENEKAHKGILTPDCRKGCSACGINKGSLGGVCNV from the coding sequence ATGAACAGACCAAAGCTTCAGGAATTACTTTTACAAGTAGAAAAACCAGCAAGATATATAGGACAAGAAATAAACTCTGTGAACAAATCATTAGAGGATGTTTCCATAAGATTTGGATTTTCTTTTCCAGATGTTTATGAGGTAGGTATGTCTCATTTAGGTATGCATATTTTATATAATCTAAAAAATAAACAAAAAGATATTTTTTGTGAGAGAATATTTGCACCATGGATGGATTTAGAGAATCTTTTAAGAAAAGAAAACATTCCACTATTTACATTAGAAAGTCATAGTCCTATTAAAGATTTAGATATGATCGCCTTTACTCTTCAATATGAGCTAAGTTATAGCAATATATTAAATATATTAGATCTAGGACATATTCCTATTAAAAGTGAAGATAGAAAAAAAGATTATCCTTTTATTATGGCAGGAGGACCTTGTGCTTATAATCCAGAGCCTTTGGCAGAGATTATAGATTTTTTTGTGTTAGGAGAAGGAGAAGAAGTAAATCTTGAAATACTAGCAAAATATAAAGAGTGGAAAAAAAGAAAAGCTTCTAAAGAAGAATTTTTAGAAGAAATTGCAGATATCAAAGGTGTATATGTTCCTAAATTTTATGATGTAGTTTATCATGAAGATGGTACTATCAAAGAATTTATACCTAAAAGTGAAACATATCCTAAAAAAATAACAAAAAGAATTATAAACAATTTAGATGATATTTATTACCCACAAGAGGTGATTGTACCCTTTACAGATATTGTTCATAATAGAGCAATGGTAGAGATTTTTAGGGGATGTACAAGAGGCTGTAGATTTTGTCAAGCAGGAATGATCTATAGACCTGTAAGAGAAAGAAGTATAGAGAAAGTAAAGACTTTAGCAAAAAAACTTTTAGAAAATACAGGATATGAAGAATTATCTTTATCATCTTTAAGTACAAGTGATTATTCTCAAATTGAACCACTTATTGAGCATTTGATGAAAGAAAATGAAAAAGACAAAATAGGATTGTCTTTGCCATCTTTAAGACTAGATAAATTCCCACTAGAAGTCATTGAGCAAATACAAAAGGTTAGAAAAACAGGACTTACTTTTGCACCAGAGGCAGGAACTCAAAGGCTTAGAGATGTTATTAATAAAGGGATTACAGAAAAAGATTTAATAGATGCTATGAAAGATGCTTTTTCTCTTGGATGGAATAGCATAAAGCTTTATTTTATGATTGGTCTTCCTACAGAAACCTATGAAGATTTAGATGGAATTGTGGATTTAGCCTATAAAGTAGTAAATCTTTATTATGATACTCCAAAAGAGAAAAGAGGAAAGGGACTTAAAGTAACTATTAGTACGTCTTCTTTTGTTCCAAAGGCATGTACTCCTTTTCAGTGGCATGGACAAGACTCTATTGAAACTTTAAAAGAAAAGCAATACTATTTGAAAGAAAAATTAAGACATAAAAACATAAAATACAATTATCATGATACAAAAACAAGCTTTTTAGAAGGAGTGTTTGCAAGAGGAGATAGAAAAGTAGGAAAGGTTTTAATGAAAGCTTGGGAATTAGGATGTAAGTTTGATGGTTGGGGAGATCATTTTGATTATGAAAAATGGATGCAAGCTTTTGAAGATTGTCATATAGATCCTCATTTTTATGCAAATAGACAAAGAAGTTACGATGAAATTTTTCCGTGGGATTTTATTGATATAGGTGTGAGTAAAGAATATTTAAAAAAGGAAAATGAAAAGGCACACAAGGGCATATTAACCCCTGATTGTAGAAAAGGATGTAGTGCCTGTGGAATCAATAAAGGAAGTCTAGGGGGTGTATGTAATGTATAA
- a CDS encoding FAD:protein FMN transferase, producing MGKKISIWTLYIFILLIFLSGCSKEIKPVEDSSYMLGTYLKITIWTDDEQQGRQIIKKCFDRIQEIEKKMSINLEDSEINKINHASGENFIKVSQDTSEVLKKSLIYGELSKGAFDPTTGKLVELWGIGTDRERIPSQEEIENALQYVDYHLIKQKDEKYFKLEKKGMRIDLGGIAKGYAADEVYKILKKEKIEHALINLGGNIYAVGNKLDGSHWKIGIQDPLQKTGTHMGTLEISNQAVVTSGNYERFFIQNNQRYHHIIDPYKGYPAENGIISATIVTDQSMDADALSTATYILGVDEGMKLIESLENVECILITQDKGVYVSSGLKEKFNITNEKFQLKD from the coding sequence ATGGGAAAAAAAATTTCTATATGGACTTTATATATTTTTATTCTTTTAATTTTTTTATCAGGATGTAGTAAAGAAATAAAACCAGTTGAAGATTCTAGTTATATGCTTGGAACCTATTTAAAGATTACCATTTGGACAGATGACGAACAGCAGGGTAGACAAATCATAAAAAAATGTTTTGATAGAATTCAAGAAATAGAAAAGAAAATGAGTATCAATTTAGAAGATAGTGAAATTAATAAGATTAATCATGCATCAGGAGAAAATTTTATAAAGGTAAGTCAAGATACAAGCGAAGTTTTAAAAAAATCCCTAATTTATGGAGAATTATCTAAAGGAGCTTTTGATCCTACAACCGGTAAATTGGTGGAGCTATGGGGAATTGGAACAGATAGAGAAAGAATTCCTTCTCAGGAAGAAATAGAAAATGCATTACAATATGTAGATTATCACCTGATAAAACAAAAAGATGAGAAATATTTTAAATTAGAGAAAAAGGGTATGCGTATTGATTTAGGAGGAATTGCAAAAGGGTATGCAGCAGATGAAGTATATAAAATATTAAAAAAAGAAAAAATAGAACATGCCCTAATTAATTTAGGTGGAAATATATATGCAGTAGGGAACAAACTAGATGGATCTCATTGGAAGATTGGAATACAGGATCCACTACAAAAAACAGGTACTCATATGGGGACTTTGGAAATATCGAATCAAGCTGTTGTAACATCAGGAAATTATGAAAGATTTTTTATTCAGAATAATCAAAGATACCATCATATTATAGATCCTTATAAAGGATATCCAGCAGAAAATGGGATTATTAGTGCAACTATTGTTACAGATCAATCTATGGATGCAGATGCACTATCTACAGCAACCTATATATTAGGAGTAGATGAGGGAATGAAGCTTATAGAAAGCCTAGAAAATGTAGAATGTATATTGATTACACAAGACAAAGGGGTATATGTATCATCTGGATTAAAGGAAAAATTTAATATTACCAATGAAAAATTTCAATTAAAGGACTAA
- a CDS encoding M50 family metallopeptidase yields MRIVKILGIDIEMNPLLSIVFLIFFLLGYIKNLIISLFIVLLHEGAHMIAAKKFGYQLSSIELFPFGGVAKVVGEVAIHPSHEIFIAAAGPLFNLVMALLGYELYNAGMYTHELFVFFILSNFIIGIFNLIPILPLDGGRIIRAYCAYFIGIKKATKLVAILSKSISVILFMIGILLYRSNPFHIYLSCLAIFLYIAACKEYKMAAFIFMKEISLKKQHLLQRGMLHTKHLTALKNTSIQEVLNQFIPRKYYMIIVMDEKCNMMGMLTENDLFEGMIKYGVNTTLEKLLINK; encoded by the coding sequence ATGAGGATTGTAAAAATATTGGGAATAGATATTGAGATGAATCCTTTATTATCTATTGTTTTTTTGATATTTTTTTTATTGGGATATATAAAAAATTTAATAATATCTTTATTTATTGTGCTATTACATGAAGGTGCTCATATGATAGCTGCAAAAAAATTTGGGTATCAACTTAGTAGCATTGAGCTTTTTCCCTTTGGAGGAGTGGCGAAAGTAGTAGGAGAGGTAGCTATACATCCATCTCATGAAATATTTATTGCAGCAGCAGGACCACTTTTTAATTTAGTAATGGCTTTATTAGGGTATGAATTATACAATGCAGGAATGTATACCCATGAATTATTTGTTTTTTTTATTTTATCGAATTTTATAATTGGGATATTCAATTTAATTCCTATATTGCCATTAGATGGAGGAAGGATTATAAGAGCTTATTGTGCTTATTTTATAGGAATCAAAAAAGCTACTAAATTGGTAGCTATTTTATCTAAGAGTATAAGTGTTATACTTTTTATGATAGGGATTTTATTATATAGGTCTAATCCATTTCATATTTATTTATCTTGTTTAGCTATTTTTTTGTATATTGCTGCATGTAAAGAATATAAGATGGCAGCTTTTATTTTTATGAAAGAAATTAGTCTAAAGAAACAACACCTTCTTCAAAGGGGCATGTTACATACAAAACATTTGACGGCTTTAAAAAATACTTCTATTCAAGAAGTACTAAATCAGTTTATTCCAAGAAAGTATTATATGATTATTGTAATGGATGAAAAATGCAATATGATGGGTATGCTAACAGAAAATGATTTGTTTGAAGGAATGATAAAATACGGTGTAAATACAACACTAGAAAAGTTGTTAATAAATAAGTAA